Proteins encoded in a region of the Triplophysa dalaica isolate WHDGS20190420 chromosome 10, ASM1584641v1, whole genome shotgun sequence genome:
- the LOC130430577 gene encoding uncharacterized protein LOC130430577 codes for MNICSVCLCLSFLTVGVLGDEVKSVSVMEGHSVTLNTNVIRQTDDQIMWFYGPENTFVARINGEAGGTMFSDDERFIDRVKLNYQTGDLIITHITSQHSGLYTLNISRDMKVSNKTFSVTVYARLPVPALIRDFSQISSSSERSSSSKCSVLCLVMKVSHDVSVSWYKGKSLLSSISVSEHSIIRSISLHLECLDDSDVYSCVINNSISTQTQHLNTDVCHKCSDSPDMRNMRIIILPVIFGPLICVIIIIIIKHKRRVKGL; via the exons ATGAACATCTGCTCAGTTTGTCTCTGTCTGTCCTTTTTGACTGTGG gtgtgttgggtgatgaagtgaagtcagtgtcagtgatggaggggcATTCTGTTACTCTAAACACTAATGTCATCAGACAGACCGATGATCAGATAATGTGGTTTTATGGgcctgaaaacacatttgttgcCAGAATCAATGGAGAGGCTGGAGGCACCATGTTCTctgatgatgagagattcatAGACAGAGTGAAGCTGAActatcagactggagatctcatcatcacacacatcacatctcaacactctggactttatacaCTGAACATCAGCAGAGACATGAAAGTCTCAAACAAGACATTCAGTGTCACTGTCTATG cTCGTCTGCCTGTTCCTGCCCTCATCAGAGACTTTTCACAAAtctcttcatcatcagaaagatcttcatCATCAAAGTGTTCAGTGTTGTGTTTAGTGATGAAAGTGTCACATGATGTGAgtgtctcctggtacaaaggaaagagtttattgtccagcatcagtgtgtctgaacacAGTATCATCAGAAGCATCTCTCTTCATCTGGAGTGTCTGGATGATTCTGACGTCTACAGTTGTGTCATCAACAACTCCATCTCAACACAgactcaacatctcaacactGATGTCTGTCACAAGTGTTCAG ATTCTCCTGACATGAGAAACATGAGGATCATTATACTTCCAGTTATATTTGGTCCTCTGATCTGtgtgatcatcatcatcatcatcaaacacaAAAGGCGTGTTAAAG GTTTGTGA